One Methylosinus sp. C49 DNA segment encodes these proteins:
- a CDS encoding SDR family oxidoreductase — protein MSAGGAGGSGPVLVTGAARRIGLAIAARLAHGGRPVVLHASHRSIEEAELAAGAIRAKGGRAAVVGADLSDARETEALMGLAARAFGPVTLLVNNASLFELDAAQDFSVEVFDRQFAVDLRAPLLLARDMAAQLPEEAEGAIVNIIDQRVFRLTPRYFTYTLAKSALWTATRTMAQAFAPRIRVNAVGPGPVFPNAVHGQKGFETEARGVPLRRPADVSGVVDAVVFLAEARSVTGQMIAVDGGQHLAWETPDVLPD, from the coding sequence ATGAGCGCTGGCGGCGCAGGCGGTTCGGGGCCGGTTCTGGTGACGGGCGCGGCGCGGCGCATCGGCTTGGCGATCGCCGCGCGGCTGGCGCATGGCGGGCGCCCGGTGGTGCTGCACGCCTCGCATCGCTCCATAGAGGAGGCGGAACTCGCGGCCGGGGCGATCCGCGCCAAGGGCGGCCGCGCCGCCGTGGTCGGCGCCGATCTCTCCGACGCGCGCGAGACAGAGGCGCTGATGGGGCTCGCCGCGCGCGCTTTCGGGCCGGTGACGCTGCTCGTCAACAACGCCTCCTTGTTCGAGCTCGACGCCGCGCAGGATTTTTCGGTCGAGGTCTTCGATCGGCAATTCGCCGTCGATCTGCGTGCGCCGCTGCTGCTGGCGCGCGACATGGCCGCGCAATTGCCGGAGGAAGCGGAAGGGGCGATCGTCAATATCATCGATCAGCGCGTGTTTCGTCTGACGCCGCGCTACTTCACCTATACGCTGGCCAAGTCCGCTCTATGGACGGCGACGCGCACAATGGCGCAGGCTTTCGCGCCGCGCATTCGCGTCAACGCCGTGGGGCCGGGGCCGGTGTTTCCCAACGCCGTGCATGGTCAGAAGGGCTTCGAGACCGAAGCGCGCGGCGTGCCGCTGCGCCGTCCGGCGGATGTGTCCGGCGTCGTCGACGCGGTGGTGTTCCTCGCCGAGGCGCGCAGCGTCACCGGGCAGATGATCGCCGTCGACGGCGGGCAGCATCTCGCCTGGGAGACGCCGGACGTGCTGCCGGATTAG
- a CDS encoding PP2C family serine/threonine-protein phosphatase — protein MRTDVGRVRSSNEDSVAFVAPAPDAPEARQGYLAIVADGMGGHAAGEVASALATEVVRRVFYSLDVEPPRALKAAFEAANRAIFEQSVREPECKGMGTTCTAVVIRDGRLWLAHVGDSRAYILRGREVTQLSDDQTLHAQLVREGVMTQAEAERSPGGNVILQAVGTRKEVAPTIWSEGLPLAIGDAIILCSDGLSNLVSEAELAAVVPDRAPQDSCHLLVEAALAAGGHDNISVGVFQIVAPPPGARDQAATQKISVVADGAPPTRVIVVR, from the coding sequence ATGCGGACCGACGTCGGCCGCGTGCGCTCCTCCAATGAGGACAGCGTCGCCTTTGTCGCGCCGGCGCCCGATGCGCCGGAGGCGAGACAGGGCTATCTCGCCATCGTCGCCGATGGAATGGGCGGACACGCCGCCGGCGAGGTGGCGAGCGCGCTCGCGACGGAAGTCGTGCGCCGGGTGTTCTACTCGCTCGACGTCGAGCCGCCGCGCGCGCTGAAGGCGGCTTTCGAGGCCGCCAATCGCGCCATATTCGAGCAGAGCGTGCGCGAGCCCGAATGCAAGGGCATGGGCACGACCTGCACCGCCGTCGTCATTCGCGACGGTAGACTGTGGCTCGCTCATGTCGGCGACAGCCGCGCTTATATCTTGCGCGGCCGCGAGGTGACGCAGCTCTCCGACGATCAGACGCTCCACGCGCAATTGGTGCGCGAGGGCGTGATGACGCAGGCGGAGGCCGAGCGCAGCCCCGGCGGCAATGTCATTCTGCAGGCGGTCGGAACGCGCAAGGAGGTGGCGCCGACCATTTGGTCGGAGGGCCTGCCGCTCGCGATCGGCGACGCGATCATTCTATGCTCGGACGGCCTCTCCAATCTGGTTTCCGAGGCCGAGCTCGCCGCCGTCGTTCCCGATCGCGCGCCGCAGGATTCCTGCCATTTGCTGGTGGAGGCCGCGCTCGCGGCGGGCGGGCACGACAATATTTCCGTCGGCGTGTTTCAGATCGTCGCGCCGCCGCCCGGCGCGCGCGATCAAGCCGCGACACAGAAAATTTCCGTCGTCGCGGACGGCGCGCCGCCGACGCGCGTCATCGTCGTTCGATAG
- a CDS encoding serine/threonine-protein kinase — MSDQKMIGHYRIVELLGAGAMGKVHVAFDTFIEREVAIKSLRPELTQDPEFVGRFKAEAQSLARLNHPNITTLYSLLPDGNELYMVMELVRGRALDDVLRERGGPLGVKECLAIISQAADGVAYAHQMGVIHRDIKPSNLMIGNDGRVKIMDFGIARVQGSVRMTRAGTAIGTPLYMAPEQRRGSEGDERSDLYALAVVLYEILSGAAPFAGLDEVELLQAQIGRDPPPLVPRIPGVTPELEAAIMKALAKRPEQRYPSIRAFSDAIGATVLRVDATSIVQSPAHLLDKATQTSASAGSAASLPSVALAVAKSRSTSLARRFKSLHPAVQGVSVAVVAFAAVAPLLFGGDGDSVNKKRELDKVERERRAAAELESERRQTAKTLDFGQTGEIKPARNEIERPAALTNDAPPAKPKCNEGFSIADCQPSTVPGQKTATVEQASLGASSTIADLRRAVKEKEFDRASSIGESLAASGEREAQFIIGMIALKGQGRPQHLPTAFKWIKKAADKDFPEAQAVLGNMYQNGDADGGENVEEALRWYKKAADQNNPRGQFWLGKAFEKGVPNVLKKDAKKAGDLFRLAKAQDFPGAAEALEALRKSGKY; from the coding sequence ATGAGCGACCAAAAAATGATCGGCCATTACCGCATCGTCGAGCTTCTCGGCGCCGGCGCAATGGGCAAGGTGCATGTCGCCTTCGACACATTCATCGAGCGCGAGGTCGCGATCAAATCGCTGCGCCCCGAGCTGACGCAGGATCCCGAATTCGTCGGGCGCTTCAAGGCGGAGGCGCAGAGCCTCGCGCGCCTCAACCATCCCAATATCACCACGCTCTATTCGCTGCTGCCCGATGGCAATGAGCTCTATATGGTGATGGAGCTGGTGCGCGGACGCGCGCTCGACGATGTGCTGCGCGAGCGCGGCGGCCCGCTCGGCGTGAAGGAATGCCTGGCCATCATCTCGCAGGCGGCCGATGGCGTCGCCTATGCGCATCAGATGGGCGTCATCCATCGCGACATAAAGCCGTCCAATCTCATGATCGGCAATGACGGCCGCGTGAAGATCATGGATTTCGGCATCGCCCGCGTGCAGGGCAGCGTGCGCATGACGCGCGCCGGCACGGCGATCGGCACGCCGCTCTATATGGCGCCGGAGCAGCGTCGCGGCAGCGAGGGCGATGAGCGCAGCGATCTCTATGCGCTCGCCGTCGTTCTCTACGAAATTCTCTCCGGCGCGGCGCCTTTCGCGGGGCTCGACGAGGTGGAACTGCTGCAGGCGCAGATCGGCAGAGATCCGCCGCCGCTGGTGCCGCGCATCCCCGGCGTGACGCCGGAGCTGGAAGCCGCGATCATGAAGGCGCTGGCCAAGCGGCCGGAGCAGCGCTATCCGTCGATCCGCGCCTTCAGCGACGCCATTGGCGCGACCGTCTTGCGCGTCGACGCCACGTCGATCGTGCAGAGCCCCGCTCATCTTCTCGACAAAGCGACGCAGACGAGCGCGAGCGCCGGCTCCGCCGCCTCTCTGCCCTCCGTCGCGCTGGCCGTCGCCAAGAGCCGTTCGACCTCGCTGGCGCGGCGATTCAAATCGCTGCATCCGGCCGTGCAGGGCGTGTCGGTGGCTGTCGTCGCCTTTGCGGCCGTCGCGCCGCTTCTGTTCGGCGGCGATGGCGATAGCGTCAATAAGAAGCGCGAGCTCGACAAGGTGGAGCGCGAGCGGCGCGCGGCCGCGGAGCTCGAGAGCGAGCGTCGCCAGACGGCGAAGACCTTGGATTTCGGTCAGACCGGCGAGATCAAGCCGGCGCGAAACGAGATCGAGCGTCCGGCCGCATTGACGAATGATGCGCCGCCAGCCAAGCCCAAATGCAATGAGGGCTTCAGCATCGCCGATTGCCAGCCCTCGACCGTTCCCGGCCAGAAGACCGCGACCGTCGAGCAGGCGTCCCTCGGCGCCTCCTCGACCATCGCTGATCTGCGCAGAGCGGTGAAGGAGAAAGAGTTCGACCGCGCTTCGTCGATCGGCGAGTCGCTCGCCGCTTCAGGGGAGCGCGAGGCGCAATTCATCATCGGCATGATTGCGCTGAAAGGGCAGGGGCGACCGCAACATCTTCCGACAGCCTTCAAATGGATCAAGAAGGCCGCCGACAAAGACTTTCCCGAGGCGCAGGCCGTGCTCGGCAATATGTATCAGAACGGCGACGCCGACGGCGGCGAGAATGTCGAGGAGGCCCTGCGCTGGTATAAGAAAGCGGCGGACCAGAATAATCCGCGCGGCCAATTCTGGCTGGGCAAGGCCTTTGAGAAGGGCGTGCCCAATGTGCTGAAGAAAGACGCGAAAAAGGCGGGCGATCTGTTTCGCCTCGCCAAGGCCCAGGATTTTCCGGGCGCCGCGGAGGCGCTCGAGGCGCTCCGCAAATCCGGCAAATATTGA
- a CDS encoding outer membrane beta-barrel protein, which translates to MRPMLLPALLAPALLCAGASALAADLPRRSAPAADYYSPPPAFTWQGFYIGINGGYALGSFQNGSSNLLGQPNGWVVGGTAGYNLTFAPNFLVGVEGDFDFNSSKDGRSPFVGVSGNGSVDNTLTIRARAGVTVDRALLFVTGGFAGSNTTASVSNAFQGFYGQQSKFLAGWALGAGIEFGVAPNLSAKAEYLFTSVGGDRYFDFSANALQTNIDTSTIRGGLNYHF; encoded by the coding sequence ATGAGACCTATGCTGCTTCCTGCGCTGCTGGCGCCCGCCCTGCTCTGCGCCGGCGCCTCCGCCCTCGCCGCCGATCTGCCGCGGCGCTCCGCCCCCGCCGCCGATTACTACAGCCCGCCGCCCGCCTTCACTTGGCAGGGCTTCTACATCGGCATCAACGGCGGCTATGCGCTGGGCTCGTTCCAGAACGGCAGCAGCAATCTGCTCGGCCAGCCGAACGGGTGGGTCGTGGGCGGCACCGCCGGCTATAATCTCACCTTCGCGCCCAACTTCCTCGTCGGCGTCGAAGGCGACTTCGATTTCAACAGCTCGAAGGACGGACGCTCGCCTTTCGTCGGCGTCTCCGGCAATGGCTCTGTCGACAACACGCTCACCATTCGCGCGCGCGCCGGCGTCACTGTCGATCGCGCTCTGCTGTTCGTCACCGGCGGCTTCGCCGGCAGCAACACGACGGCGAGCGTGAGCAACGCCTTCCAAGGCTTCTACGGCCAGCAGTCGAAATTCCTCGCCGGCTGGGCGCTCGGCGCCGGCATCGAATTCGGCGTCGCGCCCAATCTCTCCGCCAAGGCGGAATATCTCTTCACCTCGGTCGGCGGCGATCGCTATTTCGATTTCTCGGCCAATGCGCTGCAGACGAATATCGACACGTCGACGATCCGCGGCGGCCTCAACTATCATTTCTAG